One genomic window of Salvelinus alpinus chromosome 17, SLU_Salpinus.1, whole genome shotgun sequence includes the following:
- the LOC139542766 gene encoding lens fiber major intrinsic protein-like: MWEFRSMTFWRAVFAEFFGTMFFVFFGMGAALRWTTGPNHILHVALCFGLAAATMIQSIGHISGGHINPAVTFAYLVGSQMSLFRAFFYWAAQILGAVAGAAVLYGVTPNNMRGNMALNTLQPGISLGMGTTVEVFLTMQLVICIFAVTDERRNGRMGSAALSIGFAVTIGHLMGMYYTGAGMNPARSFAPAVLFRNFVNHWVYWVGPMIGGAMGALLYDFMLFPRMRGLSERLATLKGSRPPETETQQDNRGEPIELKTQAL; the protein is encoded by the exons ATGTGGGAGTTCCGGTCCATGACGTTTTGGCGGGCAGTCTTCGCAGAGTTCTTCGGGACCATGTTCTTTGTGTTTTTCGGCATGGGTGCCGCGCTGCGCTGGACAACCGGGCCCAACCACATTCTGCATGTGGCGCTGTGCTTTGGCTTGGCGGCTGCCACCATGATCCAGTCCATTGGTCACATTAGTGGCGGCCACATTAACCCGGCCGTCACCTTTGCTTACCTGGTGGGTTCCCAGATGTCCCTGTTCCGCGCTTTTTTCTACTGGGCTGCCCAGATCCTGGGGGCCGTGGCCGGGGCCGCTGTGCTCTATGGGGTCACCCCCAACAACATGAGGGGCAACATGGCTCTCAACACG CTGCAGCCTGGTATCAGCCTGGGCATGGGTACCACAGTGGAGGTGTTCCTGACCATGCAGCTAGTGATATGTATCTTTGCCGTGACAGATGAGAGGAGGAACGGACGCATGGGCTCTGCTGCCCTGTCCATCGGCTTCGCTGTCACCATCGGACACCTCATGGGg ATGTACTACACCGGTGCTGGAATGAACCCTGCAAGGTCTTTCGCCCCCGCTGTGCTCTTCAGGAACTTTGTAAACCACTGG GTGTACTGGGTGGGTCCCATGATAGGTGGTGCTATGGGAGCTCTTCTGTACGATTTCATGCTGTTCCCCCGTATGCGTGGTCTGTCTGAGCGCCTGGCCACACTGAAGGGCAGCCGACCCCCCGAGACGGAGACCCAGCAGGACAACCGTGGGGAGCCCATCGAGCTCAAGACACAAGCCCTATAA